The following coding sequences are from one Ammospiza nelsoni isolate bAmmNel1 chromosome 5, bAmmNel1.pri, whole genome shotgun sequence window:
- the TEF gene encoding thyrotroph embryonic factor isoform X2, whose translation MPGRAAHQEAAAAGGSEPTAAGGSAGAAAQQERRGLAGAFPLVLKKLMENPPREARLDKEKEKIKLEDDEAAAASTMAVSASLMPPIWDKTIPYDGESFHLEYMDLDEFLLENGIPSSPTHLDLNQNPLLPVAELEGKESAGASTGSPASSSSTAVYQQSEAASSTESPPQNERNTPSPIDPDCVEVEVNFNPDPADLVLSSVPGGELFNPRKHKFTEEDLKPQPMIKKAKKVFVPDEQKDEKYWTRRKKNNVAAKRSRDARRLKENQITIRAAFLEKENTALRTEVAELRKEVGRCKNIVSKYETRYGPL comes from the exons AtgcccggccgcgccgcgcaccaggaggcggcggcggcgggaggatCAGAGCCCACTGCAGCCGGGGGGAGCGCGGGAGCCGCCGCGCAGCAGGAGCGGCGGGGCCTGGCGGGCGCGTTCCCGCTGGTGCTGAAGAAGCTGATGGAGAACCCGCCGCGGGAGGCGCGCCTGG ataaagagaaggagaaaataaagctTGAAGACgatgaggcagcagctgccagcactaTGGCAGTCTCAGCTTCCCTCATGCCACCCATTTGGGACAAAACTATTCCTTATGATGGCGAGTCTTTCCACCTGGAGTACATGGATCTGGATGAGTTCCTGCTGGAGAATGGAATTCCTTCCAGCCCTACTCACCTGGATTTGAACCAGAATCCACTCTTGCCTGtggctgagttggaagggaagGAATCTGCCGGTGCTTCCACTGGTTCTCCTGCATCTTCCTCTTCCACTGCAGTTTACCAGCAATCTGAAGCAGCCTCCAGCACAG AGTCCCCACCACAAAATGAGAGAAATACACCCAGTCCCATTGATCCTGACTGCGTAGAAGTTGAGGTGAATTTCAACCCTGACCCTGCTGATTTAGTTCTGTCCAGTGTGCCTGGCGGTGAGCTCTTCAATCCTCGCAAACACAAGTTTACTGAAGAGGATCTGAAACCACAACCTATGATTAAAAAAGCCAAGAAGGTTTTTGTCCCAGATGAGCAAAAG GATGAAAAATACTGGACAAGGCGAAAGAAGAACAATGTGGCAGCAAAGCGTTCCCGTGACGCCCGGCGGTTAAAGGAGAATCAGATCACAATTCGGGCGGCCTTTCTTGAGAAAGAGAACACAGCCCTGAGGACGGAGGTG
- the TEF gene encoding thyrotroph embryonic factor isoform X1, protein MPGRAAHQEAAAAGGSEPTAAGGSAGAAAQQERRGLAGAFPLVLKKLMENPPREARLDKEKEKIKLEDDEAAAASTMAVSASLMPPIWDKTIPYDGESFHLEYMDLDEFLLENGIPSSPTHLDLNQNPLLPVAELEGKESAGASTGSPASSSSTAVYQQSEAASSTESPPQNERNTPSPIDPDCVEVEVNFNPDPADLVLSSVPGGELFNPRKHKFTEEDLKPQPMIKKAKKVFVPDEQKDEKYWTRRKKNNVAAKRSRDARRLKENQITIRAAFLEKENTALRTEVAELRKEVGRCKNIVSKYETRYGPFDLSDSE, encoded by the exons AtgcccggccgcgccgcgcaccaggaggcggcggcggcgggaggatCAGAGCCCACTGCAGCCGGGGGGAGCGCGGGAGCCGCCGCGCAGCAGGAGCGGCGGGGCCTGGCGGGCGCGTTCCCGCTGGTGCTGAAGAAGCTGATGGAGAACCCGCCGCGGGAGGCGCGCCTGG ataaagagaaggagaaaataaagctTGAAGACgatgaggcagcagctgccagcactaTGGCAGTCTCAGCTTCCCTCATGCCACCCATTTGGGACAAAACTATTCCTTATGATGGCGAGTCTTTCCACCTGGAGTACATGGATCTGGATGAGTTCCTGCTGGAGAATGGAATTCCTTCCAGCCCTACTCACCTGGATTTGAACCAGAATCCACTCTTGCCTGtggctgagttggaagggaagGAATCTGCCGGTGCTTCCACTGGTTCTCCTGCATCTTCCTCTTCCACTGCAGTTTACCAGCAATCTGAAGCAGCCTCCAGCACAG AGTCCCCACCACAAAATGAGAGAAATACACCCAGTCCCATTGATCCTGACTGCGTAGAAGTTGAGGTGAATTTCAACCCTGACCCTGCTGATTTAGTTCTGTCCAGTGTGCCTGGCGGTGAGCTCTTCAATCCTCGCAAACACAAGTTTACTGAAGAGGATCTGAAACCACAACCTATGATTAAAAAAGCCAAGAAGGTTTTTGTCCCAGATGAGCAAAAG GATGAAAAATACTGGACAAGGCGAAAGAAGAACAATGTGGCAGCAAAGCGTTCCCGTGACGCCCGGCGGTTAAAGGAGAATCAGATCACAATTCGGGCGGCCTTTCTTGAGAAAGAGAACACAGCCCTGAGGACGGAGGTG
- the TEF gene encoding thyrotroph embryonic factor isoform X4: MSSCNTPGGPTALDFPEVLKSLLEYSLPWTNKMTDKEKEKIKLEDDEAAAASTMAVSASLMPPIWDKTIPYDGESFHLEYMDLDEFLLENGIPSSPTHLDLNQNPLLPVAELEGKESAGASTGSPASSSSTAVYQQSEAASSTESPPQNERNTPSPIDPDCVEVEVNFNPDPADLVLSSVPGGELFNPRKHKFTEEDLKPQPMIKKAKKVFVPDEQKDEKYWTRRKKNNVAAKRSRDARRLKENQITIRAAFLEKENTALRTEVAELRKEVGRCKNIVSKYETRYGPL, encoded by the exons ATGTCAAGCTGCAACACCCCTGGGGGCCCCACTGCCCTGGACTTTCCGGAAGTCCTGAAGTCCCTACTGGAGTATTCCTTGCCCTGGACCAACAAGATGACAG ataaagagaaggagaaaataaagctTGAAGACgatgaggcagcagctgccagcactaTGGCAGTCTCAGCTTCCCTCATGCCACCCATTTGGGACAAAACTATTCCTTATGATGGCGAGTCTTTCCACCTGGAGTACATGGATCTGGATGAGTTCCTGCTGGAGAATGGAATTCCTTCCAGCCCTACTCACCTGGATTTGAACCAGAATCCACTCTTGCCTGtggctgagttggaagggaagGAATCTGCCGGTGCTTCCACTGGTTCTCCTGCATCTTCCTCTTCCACTGCAGTTTACCAGCAATCTGAAGCAGCCTCCAGCACAG AGTCCCCACCACAAAATGAGAGAAATACACCCAGTCCCATTGATCCTGACTGCGTAGAAGTTGAGGTGAATTTCAACCCTGACCCTGCTGATTTAGTTCTGTCCAGTGTGCCTGGCGGTGAGCTCTTCAATCCTCGCAAACACAAGTTTACTGAAGAGGATCTGAAACCACAACCTATGATTAAAAAAGCCAAGAAGGTTTTTGTCCCAGATGAGCAAAAG GATGAAAAATACTGGACAAGGCGAAAGAAGAACAATGTGGCAGCAAAGCGTTCCCGTGACGCCCGGCGGTTAAAGGAGAATCAGATCACAATTCGGGCGGCCTTTCTTGAGAAAGAGAACACAGCCCTGAGGACGGAGGTG